The Palaemon carinicauda isolate YSFRI2023 unplaced genomic scaffold, ASM3689809v2 scaffold652, whole genome shotgun sequence genome contains the following window.
atgatttttttcatatattggtttctgtttttaatttttaatgacctgggtcgcctcagggcacatgtcacaccgcctgaggttgaccccttagaaaacggaaagaggttaaactatacaaaaagttggtcggttaggtagagttaccagtaactcctaagaaggtagttctaggtaagtatgttaggaaaaatacaaattacttaaaaatttgtgatatttatgaTTAATGCAGAAAACTAAAGGTTGGGATAATAACCTTGTGTCATATGTCTTGCTTGTGATTGGTCGACATATTTTAAATGTAACCTTTGGTGAGGGAAGAATATTATGGTAGCTTAAGTGATATCAACTGTTTATAAGAAATGTCAGCTCCTAAAATATAACCTTACCGTATAGTTACTGTACAGTGTGTGGTCCATTGACACTGAGGCTAGTGTTAAAACATATCTTGATATTTGATGTTCTATATTTGATGTTCTTATCAGCAATAAATAATCACTTTGACACTCCACCAGTTAGTTCAGATGTGAGAGGTTTTACTGTATTGTGGTTCTCAATTATTTGCCCTTTTTTTATGGTCAATTCTGACCATTGCATTTTTTAGCAAAACAGTTTTCAAATTTGGTTTTTGCTAATGTAATATCCAAAGGGTAATTGTAATATAATCTGAGTAAAATGTTCATTTCATACTGAACATCCTGAATAGCCTTCTAATTTTGTGAAAGATATTGTGAACACTAAGGTTTTCTGTGTGTTATTTTCCTATATATAAATTCTCCTTGCCCTATAAAATAGATTTTAGGAACAATCTGCTAACTGGATTTGGGTGCTACAAATCTTGATTTTATTTAGATGTACAGGGTATAAGGATTTATTTTTTGCAAAGGACTCAAgaggagagtcagcagctgaagaccagacataagAAATgttctcaaaacaaggtagaatgaaagaattaaagcatttcttcaggatagacagATTACCAAAAATCTGAAAAGACTTGTTCACTCTCTTTTatacagttgaagaagaaacagagtgaATGTGCTTCTGAAATAGTCAATTTGTAATCAAGaaccacacctagaattttaattaAATTGTATATAGTCAAAGACATtgttaatgcaaagatctggatgtcgaggagccactgttcttgacctatttGAAATTATACTGAGTTTTGTTAGCACACTTTGATTAAACAGACATTATGTAAAGTGTGAATTTAATTAGTAAATTAAACAGACATTATCTAAAGTACAATATCATTAATTATATCTGTAAAAATTCCAGGGAACGCGTCCAAAACGTGAGCGCCAGCTCCTCCAGTGAAGGGCTGGATGTCTACAAGACTCAAATCAGTCATCTCATCCCAGGTAGCAATTACCTGGTCAGGGTCGTCGCTCACACCTCCACGGGTTTGGTCGGGATGTCGAGCGCGGAAGTGCCGGTCTCGACCAAGCCCGATTTAGACTTGCCACCTGCTCCTGAAAGACTCAGGGTCATGCCCATAACCCCTACGAGTTTAGAGGTCACTTGGGCCGAATCTCCGCCTGTTAGGACACCACTCACTGGTTATAGCATGTACTACATGGAGGTATGTTTATCTATCCCTTAGTAATTGCTGTGTTTTAATTATGTTTAAAAGACTGTAACCATATGatctatttaacccttttacccccaggctatttggaaatttccaacccttaacccccaaggggttatttttttcccagtacattttgcagcatattttttttttaaattgctctaaaagccttaatttttgtcatagagaggtcaggttggcctcattctcttggaaaatgcctgaattttctcaaaaaattatcaaaaatatgaaaaaataaaattttatagcatttttttgcaaggatgtaccggtacgtccatgggggtaaagggatggcttttgtgaaacgtacctgtacgtcctttgggggtaaaagggttaatagtactAAAAACAAATAATTCTCAACAGACATGTGAGAATaagtttttctcatcatttatgaatacagTAGATCTCAAAAAACCTGAGGATACTTCAGGGTGTCTGTAAAACTAATTTTAGGAATATTCCAGAGCCGAATGAAATTGGATAATAACCGCTTATGTATCTGATCCAAAATGATTTTCTTTATAGGTTGGCTCAGCAGAAGAACACGAAGTAGAAGTAACAGGGACATCTTACATTCTGCAAGGGCTGGAACAGTTTACTGAGTATAGTGTTTGGTTGGTTGCCATCAATGCCAATGGGGCCGGCGATGCCACCAATGAGGTCACCGCCAGGACCTTCTCAGACGTGCCATCCAAAGAACCGCAGAATGTTGCCGTCGAACCGGCTAGTTCTCGAGTTAGTtacgaaaattatttttatttacgcTTCTCTGTAGTAGAAAAGATCACAAGCTGATTTATATGTTGTGCGAAATTTGTTACAGCATGTTTAATTTGACTTGAGACAGAAGTAGAAAGACCTTTTGATGTTTATAAATCGCAGAAGAGGATTTATTGTGATCAGACAACAAGCAAAATAGTATGAGTTTCATCCTGTCAGTAGGTTTGTTTAATATTAATATGTACAGAGTTCTAAACAGTCTATTCGTACATTTTCCAGAGCCTCATATTGAGATGGGAACCGCCTCCAAGAAAACACCAAAACGGTGTTATCACCGGTTACAAGATTAGGTATAAGGAGCGAGGAAAACCCGGTTCGACGAAGACCAAAACTACAGATGGAAATCGGAGACTTTTTGCCCTGAACGAGTTGAAAAAGAGTACGGAATATTCCATTAAGGTGAGTTTCTTATCTGCTATTGAGCAAATGTAGATGAATGCAGATAGTCTATAATAAATAAGGAGTAATTTTTCCATTGGAAATAACTTTTTCGTAAGATTTGATAAATTCTGAATTCTTATGATGGTCTATCTACCATGGCACCccctaattttgggaggtagccaacataaaaaaaaaaaagcaacaaaataGGATTTtgtttctcatcattattctttgccTTACGAGGGActtagctgagtttggttggtactgctatggtgccatgATGATACACAGTAACAAATCTCTACGTACTCGAGTGTGTGTTTTAATGTAAGTTGTCTACAAtacaattttttatgttattttatcatGATTAACTGGATGCCGTTCTCTAGATGATGAATTTAATCGAGAGTGTATTCTTAGCTCGCTGCTATGACAGTTAATGGCACCGGTCCTGCGACTCACTGGATCCAGGCGGAAACGTACGCGAACGATTTAGATGAAAACAGAGTCCCAGACAAACCTACAAAACTTAGAggtaagtttattatttttttcacagttggatatattaatttctttattgacCATCCTTAATGCTGTTTTCCAAGTTACTTTCAAGAGGAATTGTTATACAGTGTGCCTTGTGTGGCACACTGTAGATAGTACTTCTTGTTTTTGACGGAACTCTTTTACTGCAGTTGCGTGCTTTGTTTCTGAATTTAAtttttactgtatttatttatctTGGTTTTCTTCCAACTAGATATCCAACTTTTGTAACTTGAGTGAGTTCTAATGGAGCTTGTAGGTGGGTCTCAGTACCTAGTTGCCCGATTAAATTATGCTACAAGACTTACGACTTCGAAGACCGAGGGTATTACCCGTTAATTTCTTTTTAACTTTATTTATCCAGCCATGCCACTGACAGATCAAATAGTCGTACGATGGCAGCCGCCCTTTCAGCAAGACGTCATGGTCAGGGGATATACCATAGGCTGGGGTCGAGGAATACCCGACGTGTACTCAAACATTGTTGACAGCAAGCAGCGAAACTACGTCATTGAGGGATTAGGTAAGTCGTAAGTTTAGGTGGAACGCAAACGGGAGGCTACTAATTGCTAATGCCAATATATAAACTAAGATACAGTATTGTAATGATGTCAATCAAGTTCTGTATTTATTTTTATGACTGATGTGGTATTTTATTTTCTTACAGTCCCATTTGATCTAGAAATAATTTCTCTTTAGGGCAGGGTCTTATATTGTTAATAGTTTTGTTATAACTGCTGTCTCTAAATATATCATTTGCTGGTTATATAGTATGAATATGTTGATGAATGTAAAACTGATGTCCTAAGTTTttgtgttgatgataatgatgcttCTCTAACATAATATATTTTCCTTCTCATGAAAATTTGGAAGTCTATTAGCATATTCAGCAGTCTTACTATATTACGATGACCATTCGGTTTTATAATTCTCTAAGCTCTTAAGATATCTCAGTGAAAATACACGAGTTAAGCGATGTGTATGTCACCCGATATTCAAACAGTTTAAGGATTTAGCTTATTCGTAACTTTTCTAATTTCTTCAATCCACATTTCAGATGCCAATGCTGAATACGTTATCAGCCTTCGTGCATTTAACAACATTGGAAACGGTCAACCCGTTTACGAGCAAGTGAGAACTCAGCTGCCTGAGGAAACAGTAGCTGCAACTCTGACGCCGCCAGTTGGGCTAAAGGCAGAGGTTCTCACGCCATTTACCGTGGCCCTGCAGTGGACTGACACCACTCTAAATCGCAACCAGGTTTGTGTTGATCCGGAAACCATCATTTGCCAGTATTTTTATCAAATCTGTGCCTTTGTTTTTCGTACCAGTTATTgtcttttctatattttattgattGGTTTTGATATACTTTCTATGTTCTTCTCATATTACTAAAGGTCATTTCATTTTAAAGTGTCTTTTTGGTAATAGCTAACGTAtatctaatatcaaaatacattaacccttttacccccaggctctttggaaatttccaacccttaacccccaaggggttattttttcctcagcacattttgcagtatattttttttaaattgctctaacagccttaatttttgtcatagagaggtcaggttggtctcattctcttggaaaatgcctgaagtttctcaaaaaattatcaaaaatatgaaaaaaaaaaattttatagcatttttttgcaaggacgtaccggtacgtccatgagggtaaagggatgagttttgtgaaacataccagtacgtccttttgggggtaaaagggttaaagtgttatataattttaatatcagTACTGCCTTTCTATTTTTCTTAATCTGTAGAGAGTTTTCTCAGTTGTGATAACaaatcatccttcttttccagtaTATCAGCGACACAAGATACTACACCGTTCGTTACACTACCTTTGCTTTGGCCTCCTCGTCCAGTCCTCGCTACAAGTACATCAACGCCAGCGATGTCACTGCTCTTATAGATAATTTAAAACCTTCTACTGTATATGAATTTGCTGTGAAAACCATCAAGGTACAGTCTTTAATCTTATTAGAATATCATATAAGAATTATTGTGTTTTTGTGTGCGAGTACTTACTTTTAGGAATTGATTATGGTCTGGTGTTAAATAAATATACTCCTTAATATGTTTTACAAGAACAATATCTGATTTTTTAAAGCTCTTACCTGATTTGGCAGTGAGAATTGTACTCTTTGGAGTATAGGCAAAATTTTTGGTCTTACATAGATTGCATTTGTTTCAGCCTAGAATATTTATTTAGAAGTGTTAGCTGctgtttatgtatattttgaaCCAAGATATGAATTATGAAAATCATTGAAAATGATAACAGAAATGGTACTGTTATATTCATTTAATGTCAGGGTCATCGTGAATCCAAGTGGAGTTTAGTAGCATCCAACAGGACCCTAGAAGCCCGTCCTTCGTCTCCTCCGAGAGACGTAACCGTAGTTACGATATCGGGCGAGCCATCAACTACGATATTTAATTGGCAGCCTCCCAAACAGAATAATGGAAAAATTACAGGTACGTACATCGTTATAACAGGTATTTATGTACAATTCATTATTTGTAGCTCTGAAAATTGCTTCACAAACATTAGAATAATAGTGGGAGTtgagaaataaaatattgaaataaaccttTTCAGTGGTGATATGAGAGTTACACAGTTTATTGACTCCTCTTATTTGCCAAGCTTACTACTTTTTGTGCTTCTGGTTTCCACATTTTCATCGTACTTTCTCGAGTGTCTGTCTGCAATATTGTCAGTAAACTGTAAAATGAAAGTACAGTATagtaattcatataaaaatgacAACCTTGTCAACAAAATTTTCATTCAAAACATTTCATACAGTTCTAAGATTATTTCATAATGTCAGGTCAGCTCCTTGATTGTCTAGAAATTCTATTCTGTACCATTATGAAGCTACTGGacattgtcttttttttcaaaACCCAGAGCCTGACTTGTGTTTAACTTAGATCTGAACTAAAGATGAATAAGACGTGTAAAGGGGAAGGTGGGTGGAAACTACTAGGAACTGATAAACTTGCTTCTTAAGGGAtggtattataagaacagtaacttaAAATAAACTGGTCTGGTGTGTACAGATTGGATTTGAAGTTGATGAagagtgaaaagaaaaatatcattgagTATTTAATAAGCAACagtaaaaaaaaggtgaaaattataTGATAGAAAAAATGTAAGGTatttatcttaacccttttacccccaggctatttggaaatttccaacccttaacccccaaggggttatttttttcccaacacattttgcagtatatttttttaaaattgctaaaacagccttaatttttgtcatagagaggtcgggttggtctcattctcttggaaaatgtctgaattttttcaaaaaattatcaaaaatatgaaaaaaaaaattttatagcatttttttgcaaggacgtaccggtacgtccatgggggtaaagggatgggttttgtgaaacataccagtacgtcctttgggggtaaaagggttaagagattgGGTTATGTACTTTTGCATCAGTGTTCTTCACTTGGTAATTCTGTCGTTTGTTTCAGGTTACCTCATATTTTATACCACCGACGCAGCAGGCGACTGGGTAATGGAGGAAGTCGTGGGTGATCAGATGACCTTTACCGTCCATGGCCTGACACCTTCGACCCTGTATTATTATCGCATGCAAGCGCGAAACGCCAAAGGGTTTGGTCCATTCTCTTCCATTGGGAATTTTACAACGCTGCCTGGTGAGTTATGTTATTGTCAGCGGTATGAAGCAAATGTTTTTTAATAGACACAGAATATAACGTAAATTACAAAgattataatttgattattttaTGATCTTGAAAGCTTGTAAAGCAGAATGCTTTATTTTTCTGGAGTTTTAAGACAAAAAGAGCCATAAATTGTCTAATTTTATTTCTGTAATTTAATTTAACTCAGATGGTGTTGTTTTTAAAATGGAAATGAATAGTATAGCCAAGGAAATAATTAAGATTCCAAAGATGCATCTCTGTGATGTATAGACTACTAACAAAGACACATTTTCAGCCACGGAAAAAAGTGTAAGCGAACCCCCAGGCTGGTTCGTCGATCGAAGCAGCATGATCGTACTAGTTGTCGCGGGAATCGCTGGAACTATTACTCTCATTGGTGCAATGATAGCCATTACCATATATTGTCGGAAAACGAAGCCGCAGCCTCGACCCAGTAATACGTACGTTTTCTCATTTTGTAAATGTGATAGTGAATGacttttgaaaattttctttaagaatttcCGTTCATTaccatttaatatttaatttctgtcattattgataagataaaattatattcattaacccttttacccccggggtatttggaaatttccaacccttaacccccaaggggttatttttttcccagcacatttagcagtatattttttttaaattgctctaacagccttaatttttgtcttagagaggtcaggttggtctcattcttttggaaaatgcctgaattttctcaaaaaattatcaaaaatatgaaaaaataaaaaaaatttatagtatttttttgcaaggacgtaccagtacgtccacgggggtaCTGTAAAggtatggcttttgtgaaacgtaccggtacgtcctttgggggtaaaagggttaatgtatgtCTAAGATTGGTATACTATATTGCATTATGTTCATTTAAATAATACTGAATCACAGTATTAAGTTTAGCTTTGTACAAGAATCACAGTCTATCATTAATAAACTCATAATTCTTCTTGACAACATATCTAGGGTTGGTACTTCTAGTAAAAGTAGTAAGCCCGAAGTGAAGCCTCCAGATCTGTGGATCCATCACGACCATCTAGAGTTGAAAAACCTCGACAAGAATGACCGGAGTAATTCCCCGAATCATGCTGTGATTACCAACCACACAGGTAAGAGAGGAACGATTTCAAAACCATTGTACGCATTTACAGATTTTAATAATTTCTTACTGGTTTGGACATAGTTCAGCTCTAACTCCTAACAATTTCTGTGAGTTTCCATCAGCTCCTTGCTATGTAGATGCTCAAAATATTAACATTTAACATGGATCTTCCCTGGTCATCTTTTGGCAAAACTCGAGGAACCTTTTTCATGGCTTTGCAGGTCTCACAGAGAAGTTTGCTTTAGGCTTTAGCCTTGTGGCTCGTACGTCATGTCTAGAGCCATAACCCTAACGTGGAAATGTCCTGTACAAATacagtaaagtacagtatatatttcatgtcTGTTTCAAATAACATATAATGACTAAGATTGGTTGATACTAAACGGATTCACGTGATTGTTATTTTCTCTCATTA
Protein-coding sequences here:
- the fra gene encoding neogenin isoform X3; protein product: MTVFEGERARFACAINGNPPPSITWFKNSHLLELDSRMTLLPSGALEIENVAKSDEGKYYCQARSLDKTKVSQEADLEVQEAYALRDPQPPVFVARPKSTVVRVGGNTTLDCAANGYPEPSVVWLKDGATIDMADLDTRFFFLGTTRSLQIIGLKEEDGGTYMCRAENREDSVDAIAHVQVQVPPKFLRKPVNTLAYEKEDIEMECKVYGSPEPSVHWLKNGELIIESEYFQIVSGNHLKILGLVEGDSGMYQCVASNTAGDAQASAQLRILKTGRSMPPMPGATATTSVTRTGVPHVEKDPGLVASEETQAGGSGAAGPLNPSSPQHLQAILASNRFITLSWHEPAENNDHIVGYSVYYRQEGSLRERVQNVSASSSSEGLDVYKTQISHLIPGSNYLVRVVAHTSTGLVGMSSAEVPVSTKPDLDLPPAPERLRVMPITPTSLEVTWAESPPVRTPLTGYSMYYMEVGSAEEHEVEVTGTSYILQGLEQFTEYSVWLVAINANGAGDATNEVTARTFSDVPSKEPQNVAVEPASSRSLILRWEPPPRKHQNGVITGYKIRYKERGKPGSTKTKTTDGNRRLFALNELKKSTEYSIKLAAMTVNGTGPATHWIQAETYANDLDENRVPDKPTKLRAMPLTDQIVVRWQPPFQQDVMVRGYTIGWGRGIPDVYSNIVDSKQRNYVIEGLDANAEYVISLRAFNNIGNGQPVYEQVRTQLPEETVAATLTPPVGLKAEVLTPFTVALQWTDTTLNRNQYISDTRYYTVRYTTFALASSSSPRYKYINASDVTALIDNLKPSTVYEFAVKTIKGHRESKWSLVASNRTLEARPSSPPRDVTVVTISGEPSTTIFNWQPPKQNNGKITGYLIFYTTDAAGDWVMEEVVGDQMTFTVHGLTPSTLYYYRMQARNAKGFGPFSSIGNFTTLPATEKSVSEPPGWFVDRSSMIVLVVAGIAGTITLIGAMIAITIYCRKTKPQPRPSNTVGTSSKSSKPEVKPPDLWIHHDHLELKNLDKNDRSNSPNHAVITNHTGPEYEPDDKNMTYTSTSTLDRRTPYQSTYLLVGGSTSSSVYSDGTLGRPGYSLPQFSGTGSQGYNSPAENPYSPNPTSSGLGSIVGPTGMPLEPMPIPPQPTQPLLGNLGGGPATSSQFNSMNSEGSNTLGKRSGNPLRSFSVPAPPQSAPTTPQPKHIVGRQGAGVTSPFKKPLVGGSSALAASNGSGGPSGRWGGPGIRVDSLPEHEEANEALLHAYSTEELSQEMANLEGLMKDLSAITANQFNC
- the fra gene encoding neogenin isoform X4, yielding MTVFEGERARFACAINGNPPPSITWFKNSHLLELDSRMTLLPSGALEIENVAKSDEGKYYCQARSLDKTKVSQEADLEVQEAYALRDPQPPVFVARPKSTVVRVGGNTTLDCAANGYPEPSVVWLKDGATIDMADLDTRFFFLGTTRSLQIIGLKEEDGGTYMCRAENREDSVDAIAHVQVQVPPKFLRKPVNTLAYEKEDIEMECKVYGSPEPSVHWLKNGELIIESEYFQIVSGNHLKILGLVEGDSGMYQCVASNTAGDAQASAQLRILKTGRSMPPMPGATATTSVTRTGVPHVEKDPGLVASEETQAGGSGAAGPLNPSSPQHLQAILASNRFITLSWHEPAENNDHIVGYSVYYRQEGSLRERVQNVSASSSSEGLDVYKTQISHLIPGSNYLVRVVAHTSTGLVGMSSAEVPVSTKPDLDLPPAPERLRVMPITPTSLEVTWAESPPVRTPLTGYSMYYMEVGSAEEHEVEVTGTSYILQGLEQFTEYSVWLVAINANGAGDATNEVTARTFSDVPSKEPQNVAVEPASSRSLILRWEPPPRKHQNGVITGYKIRYKERGKPGSTKTKTTDGNRRLFALNELKKSTEYSIKLAAMTVNGTGPATHWIQAETYANDLDENRVPDKPTKLRAMPLTDQIVVRWQPPFQQDVMVRGYTIGWGRGIPDVYSNIVDSKQRNYVIEGLDANAEYVISLRAFNNIGNGQPVYEQVRTQLPEETVAATLTPPVGLKAEVLTPFTVALQWTDTTLNRNQYISDTRYYTVRYTTFALASSSSPRYKYINASDVTALIDNLKPSTVYEFAVKTIKGHRESKWSLVASNRTLEARPSSPPRDVTVVTISGEPSTTIFNWQPPKQNNGKITGYLIFYTTDAAGDWVMEEVVGDQMTFTVHGLTPSTLYYYRMQARNAKGFGPFSSIGNFTTLPATEKSVSEPPGWFVDRSSMIVLVVAGIAGTITLIGAMIAITIYCRKTKPQPRPSNTVGTSSKSSKPEVKPPDLWIHHDHLELKNLDKNDRSNSPNHAVITNHTGPEYEPDDKNMTYTSTSTLDRRTPYQSTYLLGGSTSSSVYSDGTLGRPGYSLPQFSGTGSQGYNSPAENPYSPNPTSSGLGSIVGPTGMPLEPMPIPPQPTQPLLGNLGGGPATSSQFNSMNSEGSNTLGKRSGNPLRSFSVPAPPQSAPTTPQPKHIVGRQGAGVTSPFKKPLVGGSSALAASNGSGGPSGRWGGPGIRVDSLPEHEEANEALLHAYSTEELSQEMANLEGLMKDLSAITANQFNC